One segment of Salvelinus alpinus chromosome 1, SLU_Salpinus.1, whole genome shotgun sequence DNA contains the following:
- the sdad1 gene encoding protein SDA1 homolog, with translation MNKIMSGRHNNKLPNNLPQLQNLIKRDPQSYTEEFLQQYRHYQSNVQIFKLQPDKPNKELADLVMFLAQVGHCYLQQLASFPQELTDLLMNHHTVLEPDLRMTFCKALILLRNKDLINPTGLLELFFELLRCHDKLLRKTLYSHIVHDIKNINSKHKNNKVNTTLQNFMYTMLRDSNPLAAKISLDVMIELYKRNIWNDAKTVNVITTACFSKVTKILVAGMKFFLGKDEDEKRESDSESEEEGPSARDLMVRYSTGKKTSKNKKKMEKAMKVLKKHKKKKKVEVFNFSAIHLIHDPQEFSEKLLKQLEDSNERFEVKIMMMELISRLVGIHELFLFNYYPFVQRFIQPHQREVTKILLCAAQSSHQLVPPEIIQPVIMTIANNFVTDRNSGEVMCVGINAIKEVAARCPLAITEELLQDLAQYKMHKDKNVMMSARGLIQLFRSLDPKMLHKRDRGRPTELSTDAKIQDYGEMGAKTYIPGAEVLEVEEKEEGEEGDGDGWESASSISGGDDDEDGEWINVHHSSDEDTAEMAEKLKSMDPEERKAKAAAVSSSRLLTQDDFKKIRLAQLAKEVNAAPGKGQKRKMVEDDDGERGEILTLRDIEKLHKKPKEDKESRLATAQAGRSDRKEFVKKRKEKLNPFASTSNKDKKRNKDFRMMRHSRNVRTKNKRSFRDKQIALRDALIKRKKQYK, from the exons ATGAATAAAATAATGTCGGGTCGACACAACAACAAATTGCCAAACAATCTGCCGCAATTGCAGAACCTGATCAAGAGAGATCCACAGTCGTACACGGAAGAA TTCCTGCAACAATATCGACACTACCAGTCCAATGTCCAGATCTTCAAACTCCAGCCTGACAAACCCAACAAGGAGCTGGCAGATCTGGTCATGTTCCTTGCTCAG gttggacaCTGCTATCTGCAGCAACTTGCCTCTTTCCCTCAGGAGTTGACTGATCTCCTTATGAATCATCATACAGTCCTCGAGCCTGATCTACGGATG ACATTCTGCAAAGCCCTGATTCTGCTGAGGAACAAAGATCTGATTAACCCCACCGGTCTTCTGGAGCTGTTCTTTGAGTTGCTGCGCTGTCACGACAAGCTCCTCAGGAAG ACGCTGTACTCGCACATTGTGCATGACATAAAAAACATCAACTCCAAACacaagaacaacaaagtcaacaCAACATTACAGAACTTCATGTACACCATGCTGAGAGACAGCAATCCTCTAGCAGCCAAGATCTCGCTAGATGTCATGATTGAGTTGTACAAGAGGAACATCTG GAATGACGCCAAAACTGTTAACGTGATCACGACAGCATGTTTCTCCAAAGTCACAAAGATCCTCGTGGCAGGCATGAAGTTCTTCCTGGGCAAAGATGAAGATGAGAAGAGGGAGAGTGATTCAGAATCTGAG GAGGAGGGTCCGTCGGCTAGAGACCTGATGGTGAGGTACTCTACAGGGAAGAAGACATCCAAGAACAAGAAGAAGATGGAGAAGGCCATGAAGGTCCTTAAG AAacataagaagaagaagaaggtagAGGTTTTCAATTTCTCTGCCATCCACTTGATTCATGATCCTCAAG AATTTTCAGAGAAGCTACTAAAGCAGTTGGAAGACTCTAATGAGCGTTTTGAGGTGAAGATCATGATGATGGAACTAATATCCCGACTGGTTGGTATTCATGAG CTCTTTCTCTTCAACTACTATCCCTTTGTACAGCGGTTCATTCAGCCCCATCAAAGAG AGGTCACCAAGATACTCCTGTGTGCTGCCCAGTCCTCCCATCAACTAGTTCCACCTGAGATCATCCAGCCTGTCATCATGACCATAGCCAATAACTTTGTGACAGACAGAAACTCGGGAGAGGTGATGTGTGTTGG CATCAATGCCATCAAGGAGGTGGCAGCTCGTTGTCCCCTAGCCATCACAGAAGAGCTGCTCCAGGACCTGGCTCAGTACAAGATGCACAAAGACAAGA ATGTGATGATGTCTGCCAGAGGACTCATTCAGCTCTTCAGAAGCCTGGATCCAAAGATGCTGCATAAGAGAGACAGG GGTCGACCCACAGAGTTGTCTACCGATGCTAAGATCCAGGACTATGGCGAGATGGGTGCCAAGACCTACATCCCTGGAGCAGAGGTTCTggaggtggaggagaaagaggagggagaagagggggacgGTG ATGGCTGGGAGAGTGCCAGCAGTAtcagtggtggtgatgatgatgaggacgGAGAATGGATCAATGTTCACCACTCCTCTGATGAAGACACCGCAGAAATG GCTGAGAAGCTGAAGAGTATGGatccagaggagaggaaggccaaGGCAGCAGCGGTCAGCTCCAGTCGACTCCTCACTCAGGACGACTTCAAGAAGATCCGTCTGGCTCAGCTGGCTAAAGAGGTCAACGCTGCCCCGGGCAAGGGACAGAAGAGGAAGATGGTGGAAGATGATGATGGTGAAAG AGGGGAAATCCTTACCTTGAGAGACATTGAAAAGCTGCACAAGAAACCCAAGGAAGACAAGGAATCAAGACTTGCCACTGCACAG GCTGGCCGCTCAGACAGGAAGGAGTTTGTgaagaagaggaaggagaagCTAAACCCGTTCGCTTCCACCAGCAACAAGGACAAGAAGAGGAACAAAGACTTCAGGATGATGAGACACAGTCGAAACGTACGGACCAAGAACAAGAGATCCTTCAGAGATAAACAG ATTGCTCTAAGAGATGCACTCATTAAGAGAAAGAAGCAATACAAATAG